The Haloarcula halophila nucleotide sequence CAGATAATCGAGACACGGTTTCGTCGTGCCGATGGCTCGTGGTGTTGGATCGAGGCGACACTACAAAACCGACTCGACGATCCTGATATCAATGGAATCCTCGTGAATAGCCGTGACATCTCCAAGCGAAAACGGAAGGAACACCAACATCAGGCGCTTGCCAAAGAGTACAAAACACTCCTTGAGAACGTCGATGACAGTATTTTCTTCATAAACGTCGAGTCAGCGGATGCGAAGTACGTGTTCCGCTTTGAACGTTTGAACCGTGCCTACGAGGAACAAACCGAGATTTCGACCGATGAAGTCCGGGGAAAGACTCCAACCGACGTGTTCGGTGAAGACCTCGGGACAGACCTCCAAGCAAACTATCATCGGTGTGCCCGAACTCAGGAACCGATCTCGTATGAGGAGGAGGTTCCAGTCGAGACGGGCGCACGGTTTTGGCAAACGGTTCTCACACCAGTTCTTACCAACGGCGAAGTGACCCAGATTATCGGTATCACACGGAACATCACAGAGCGGGTCAAACAGGAGCGACAGCTCCAGAGCCAAAAGGAGCAACTTGACGAGTTCGCAAGCGTAGTGTCACACGATCTGCGGAATCCACTCAGTGTCGCACAGGGTCGGTCAGAACTCCTCGCAAACGACTGCGACAGCGACCATCTCCCTCCCATCAGCAGATCACTTGACCGGATGGAAGAAATCATCGCTGATACGCTCACACTTGCCAGACAGGGCCAAGTTGTCTCAGATCAAGAGCCGATAGATTTAGTCAATTTAGTCGGAAAGTGCTGGAAGAACGTACGATCAGATGAGGCTACCATCGAGATTGAAGACAAAGTCATGATCACTGGTGATCCGGGTCGACTCCAACACATATTCGAGAACCTCTTTCGGAACGCAATTGAACACGGCGGGACGGACGTGACTGTCCGAGTCGGCCAAATCGATACACACGGAATTTACGTCGAAGACACTGGTTCAGGGATTCCGGAAGACGCCCGTGAGGCAGTGTTTGATGCTGGGCATACCTCGGCAAGTGGCGGAACCGGGTTTGGGTTGACAATCGTCAAACGGATCGCAGAGGCCCACGGCTGGAAGGTTAAGATCGTCGAGGGGATTGATGGTGGAGCCCGATTTGAGTTCACTGATATCGATATCGATCAGTGACAAATACGCAGCCACACTGAGAAGGTGGTTCATCCCAACAGTGCTGAAATCAATTCTCTGGATTCTGTCTTTTCGGTCCGTATCGTCGTATTGTGCTTGCGGGCCCAAGCCAATCAGAGGTGGCAGCTCTCAGTTGGAATAGAATACCTGGTCGTGATTATCTCAGCATGCTCGACCGAGCAGACCGACGGTCAGTACAGTGAGTGCGAGTTGCGTCAGGTTGTGTTGTTCGGGTCGAGCGCGTAGTAGACGACAGTCATTGAGACGCCCATCGCGATCGGGCCGAAACTTCCATTCCCCGGCAGCAAGCTTCTGACAGCGAATACGGCCACCGCGGAGATGAGGCCGACGAGCAGAGCGTACGAGAGCCGCGAGAGACCCCGTACTCGGTTGTCAAGTCTACGGTACAGATGTTGGAGGGCATCCATACGCTCGAATACCGTCAGCGGAGGGATACCTCTTTTTGTTAAACACGCATACCCACGGAACAACTGGTTCATCCCACAGTGCTGAAATCAGCTCTGTGAGAACTGTCTAGTGACTCCGTCTCTGTGGATTCGATTTGCCCCGTCGACCCCGTATTCACGGTGCCAGCTCTCTCCAGGAAAACTGGTCGTTGTGCTGGAGGTGCGCTCGGACGTGAAGCACGCGACGACGGTCCATACACGCTCCAACCGGGAGCCACAGAGCCACAAGAGCCCGTCGGCATGACTGTCTTTTTGTCGACGGGCTAATAATGAGTGCATAGATGCCGGGTGAGATACTCGTCGTCGACGACGACGAAACGATCAGGCGGCTCGTCTCCCACCGGCTCGAAGCGGCGGGCTACGACGTGCGGACCTGCGAGGACGGCCGCGAAGCGGCCGACCTGTTGGGGACCGACTACCGGCCTGACCTCGTCGTGATGGACGTGATGATGCCCCGCCTCGACGGAACGCGGTTGGCCCGGATGGTCCGCAAGGGAGAACTCGCGGTCCCGACGGACCTGCCGATCGTGATGCTCACTTCCCGTGGCCGGGAGGAACACGTCCTCGAAGGATTCGACGCGGGCGTCGACGACTACGTGACGAAACCGTTCCGGAGCGCGGAGCTCGTCGCCAGAGTCCGGAGGCAGATGGATGGTTGAGCCGGTCGTGCTCCAGACGGGCGACGTGGTCGCGTTCGGCTACACGGTCCCGTTGACTGTCGTCGTGGTCATGCTGGCACTCGTGATCGCGCTTGCGCTGGCGGTTTCGATGTTTCTGACGGTTGGGCTCTCGGTGTACCACTCGGTACAGGACACCCAGCGCGAGCGGGTCAAACCGGACTTGCGCGAGGAACTACTGAGCCGGCTGTTCAGTCAGGACCCGGACTGGGAAGCACTCGTCGCGGACTGTTCACGCACCGAACGGCGCGTCCTCGAATCCCTGCTCGACGAACACCTCCGGGAACTCGACGGCAGCGATGCCGACCGGCTCAGAGAGTTGGGCGACGCCCTCGGGATTCCCGACCGGGCTCGACGCCGGCTCGGGAGCGGGAACGAGTACCGACGGCTCCACGCGCTGACGTGGCTGACACTGCTCCGGCGGCCGGAGCCGTACGTCGAGTCCTCGTTCGAGCCCGAGACCCCGCGTGAGCGGGCCGCGGCGGTTACACTTTTGCAGGCGTGTGACCGGCTCCCCGACGCGGAGACGGGGGTATCACTCCTGCTCGACGGCGCGAACGAGCAGTTCAGCGTATTCGGTCAGGACACCCTCTACCGTGTCGCACGTAGCGACCCGGAGCCGCTGTTGGCCCGCGCGAGCAGCCACTATCGCGACTGGCCCGAGCCGCTGCTCGCACAGGTACTGGCGGTCTGTTCGCAGTTGGAGACCAGCGTCGGCGACCGGAGCTTAGAGTGGGTGACCGCCGCCCTGGAGACCGAAAACGAGGCGATCCGGGCGGCGGCCGCTGACACACTGGGTAGTTTCGGCTGGCGGGCATCGCTCCGCGACCAGCTATTCCTCGAACGGGCGACCGACGATCCCTCGCCCCGCGTTCGCGCGGCGGTGTACGAGATGCTCGCCTCGTGGGGCGACCGGGAAGCGATCACCGTCCTCCTGTTCGCGCTCGTCGAGGAGACCGACCCCCGGGCGCTGACACTCGGGACGACGGCGCTGGTCGGCCGCCGGGACCACGTCGACCACGACACGGCGGCGGTGTTGGGGCCCGCCTGGGACTGGAGCTTCGAACACTCGGAGTACGACCGCATCGCCGGTCGCGTGACCGCCGGGACGGTGCGTGGGTAGGATGCACTCGCCGGAACACGTCGTGGGGACGGCGCTGCTGGTGTTTGGCGTGTTCGTCGTCGGCTACTACGCCGCCATCAACGCCGGCTATCTACTGTTGCACGTCCTGGCGCTGCTGGAGCTTCGCGACGACGTCCGCGAGTCCGAGTGGGACCCCCTTCCGGGAGTTCACGTCGCCGTTTTACCCTGGGATCGGGATCGTCCTCCCGGCGTACAACGAGGAGGCGACGATCGTCGAGAGCGTCCAGTCGATGCTGTCGCTGAACTACCCGGAGATCGAGGTCGTCGTCGTCAACGACGGCTCGACCGACGCGACCGTCGAGCGCCTGGTCGAGCACTTCGATCTGGAACCAGTCGACGCCGACATCCC carries:
- a CDS encoding HEAT repeat domain-containing protein, with product MVEPVVLQTGDVVAFGYTVPLTVVVVMLALVIALALAVSMFLTVGLSVYHSVQDTQRERVKPDLREELLSRLFSQDPDWEALVADCSRTERRVLESLLDEHLRELDGSDADRLRELGDALGIPDRARRRLGSGNEYRRLHALTWLTLLRRPEPYVESSFEPETPRERAAAVTLLQACDRLPDAETGVSLLLDGANEQFSVFGQDTLYRVARSDPEPLLARASSHYRDWPEPLLAQVLAVCSQLETSVGDRSLEWVTAALETENEAIRAAAADTLGSFGWRASLRDQLFLERATDDPSPRVRAAVYEMLASWGDREAITVLLFALVEETDPRALTLGTTALVGRRDHVDHDTAAVLGPAWDWSFEHSEYDRIAGRVTAGTVRG
- a CDS encoding response regulator transcription factor, which encodes MPGEILVVDDDETIRRLVSHRLEAAGYDVRTCEDGREAADLLGTDYRPDLVVMDVMMPRLDGTRLARMVRKGELAVPTDLPIVMLTSRGREEHVLEGFDAGVDDYVTKPFRSAELVARVRRQMDG
- a CDS encoding PAS domain-containing sensor histidine kinase; protein product: MAEGLHRKLVEEFSDIATIIDSDGTITYVSPSVTRMLGYEPEELVGEVGYEYQHPDDRDAVADAIERIQTNPDDTQIIETRFRRADGSWCWIEATLQNRLDDPDINGILVNSRDISKRKRKEHQHQALAKEYKTLLENVDDSIFFINVESADAKYVFRFERLNRAYEEQTEISTDEVRGKTPTDVFGEDLGTDLQANYHRCARTQEPISYEEEVPVETGARFWQTVLTPVLTNGEVTQIIGITRNITERVKQERQLQSQKEQLDEFASVVSHDLRNPLSVAQGRSELLANDCDSDHLPPISRSLDRMEEIIADTLTLARQGQVVSDQEPIDLVNLVGKCWKNVRSDEATIEIEDKVMITGDPGRLQHIFENLFRNAIEHGGTDVTVRVGQIDTHGIYVEDTGSGIPEDAREAVFDAGHTSASGGTGFGLTIVKRIAEAHGWKVKIVEGIDGGARFEFTDIDIDQ